One genomic window of Sphingopyxis sp. OPL5 includes the following:
- a CDS encoding peptidoglycan D,D-transpeptidase FtsI family protein yields the protein MNTLVVRPTRVRTAGVRQQLLLTAQQRLMILMLLFTAAIFFVSLRLLYFAAFDTTPQRGAAAAFVPARADIVDRNGVPLARTIDGYSIRVVPSKLLNNRAYLADELVKIFPDTPREEFLAKLTGPRATYIRRRALPDQVAAVNAIGEIGFDFPREKERLYPQLSLAAHTLGFINAEGQGVTGIEGAYDKRLTDAATRGQPLALSIDARVQGVLESELGSAVTNLEAIGGAGIILDVHTGEVLAMSSLPTFNPNKLTGSDPATRRNAVTYNLYELGSTFKPLTVAAAIDAGTVTSMARRYDATQPLAIAGFRIRDSHPAGRWYNVPETLIHSSNIVTAQIADELGREKMEAMFRSVDFDKRPGIELKERAFPLWPKNWGRLTTMTTGYGHGIAVTPLHLASAYAALVNGGIYRPATMLKLGDKAPPQGRRVFKASTSARMRQLLRLIVSDGTGKQAEAPGFRVGGKTGSAEKPGIGGYNRTSVVATFAAAFPMDNPRYVVIAMIDQPKGNAYSSGQRTAGWTAAPVVKKVVMRAGPMLGVFPDESRDVDVSELTPLLWRNGEAE from the coding sequence ATGAACACGCTGGTCGTCCGTCCGACACGCGTCCGTACCGCCGGGGTGCGGCAGCAACTGCTGCTCACCGCACAGCAGCGGCTGATGATCCTGATGCTGCTGTTCACGGCGGCGATCTTTTTCGTGTCGCTGCGTCTGCTCTATTTCGCGGCGTTCGACACGACGCCGCAGCGCGGCGCCGCCGCGGCGTTCGTTCCGGCGCGCGCCGACATCGTCGACCGCAACGGCGTGCCGCTGGCGCGCACCATCGACGGCTATTCGATCCGCGTCGTGCCGTCGAAGCTGCTCAACAACCGCGCCTATCTGGCCGACGAACTGGTCAAGATCTTCCCCGACACGCCGCGCGAGGAATTTCTCGCCAAGCTGACCGGCCCGCGCGCCACCTATATCCGCCGCCGCGCGCTGCCCGACCAGGTCGCGGCGGTGAACGCGATCGGTGAAATCGGTTTCGACTTTCCGCGCGAAAAGGAACGCCTCTACCCGCAGCTCAGCCTCGCCGCGCACACGCTGGGTTTCATCAACGCCGAGGGGCAGGGCGTCACCGGGATCGAGGGCGCCTATGACAAGCGCCTGACCGACGCCGCGACGCGCGGCCAGCCGCTCGCGCTGTCGATCGACGCGCGGGTGCAGGGCGTGCTCGAAAGCGAACTCGGCAGCGCGGTGACGAACCTCGAGGCGATCGGCGGCGCGGGGATCATCCTCGACGTCCACACCGGCGAAGTGCTGGCGATGTCGTCGCTGCCGACCTTCAACCCGAACAAGCTGACCGGCAGCGACCCCGCGACGCGCCGCAACGCCGTGACCTATAATCTCTATGAGCTGGGTTCGACCTTCAAGCCGCTGACCGTCGCGGCGGCGATCGACGCCGGCACGGTGACCAGCATGGCGCGGCGCTACGATGCGACCCAGCCGCTCGCGATCGCGGGTTTCCGGATCCGCGACAGCCATCCGGCGGGGCGCTGGTACAATGTGCCCGAAACGCTGATCCACAGCTCGAACATCGTCACCGCGCAGATCGCCGACGAACTGGGCCGCGAGAAGATGGAGGCGATGTTCCGCAGCGTCGATTTCGACAAACGGCCGGGCATCGAGCTGAAAGAACGGGCGTTTCCGCTGTGGCCTAAAAACTGGGGCCGGCTGACCACGATGACGACCGGCTATGGTCACGGGATCGCGGTCACCCCGCTGCACCTCGCCAGCGCCTATGCCGCGCTCGTCAACGGCGGCATCTACCGCCCGGCGACGATGCTCAAGCTGGGCGACAAGGCGCCGCCGCAGGGCCGCCGCGTCTTCAAGGCGTCGACCAGCGCGCGGATGCGCCAGTTGCTCCGTCTGATCGTGTCCGACGGCACCGGCAAGCAGGCCGAGGCGCCCGGCTTCCGCGTCGGCGGGAAAACCGGAAGTGCCGAAAAGCCCGGCATCGGCGGGTATAACCGGACGTCGGTCGTCGCGACCTTTGCCGCGGCATTTCCGATGGATAACCCGCGTTACGTGGTTATCGCGATGATCGACCAGCCCAAGGGCAATGCCTATAGTTCGGGCCAGCGCACCGCGGGCTGGACCGCGGCGCCTGTGGTCAAAAAAGTCGTGATGCGCGCGGGTCCGATGCTCGGCGTCTTCCCCGACGAAAGCCGCGACGTCGATGTGTCCGAACTGACCCCGCTGCTCTGGAGAAACGGGGAAGCCGAGTAA
- a CDS encoding UDP-N-acetylmuramoyl-L-alanyl-D-glutamate--2,6-diaminopimelate ligase: MRLAALIENQALSGADPVVTGLAIDHRKVAPGTIFGAFVGEKFNGEDFIAAAIEAGAIAIVARPEAKVDGAVHIADANPRRAFAHIAARFFHKFPATCVAVTGTNGKTSTVEMTRQLWRMAGFHAASIGTLGVTAGDDRVVTGLTTPDIVTFLSNMAGLAAEGVTHAAFEASSHGLDQYRTEGLPVKAAAFTNLSHDHLDYHGDMDSYMAAKMRLFREVVDPNGTVVIWNDDMWSPAAEYEAKQRGVRILTVGQHGEDLRLVSREPTQLGQSLVIAAGPVVQKVTLPLIGAYQVANALVSAGLVIATGGDVAQTLGNLARLQPVRGRLERAAITKTGAPVYVDYAHTPDAIEAALDALRPHATGRLILVFGAGGDRDKDKRPEMGRVAAAKADIAIITDDNPRGEDAATIRAAIAAGAPGAQVIGDRRAAIAAAIAEARADDIVCIAGKGHEQGQIVGRGDAMRVIPFDDVTVAREEAA, translated from the coding sequence ATGCGTCTCGCGGCGCTGATCGAAAATCAGGCTTTGTCGGGCGCCGACCCTGTCGTCACCGGGCTCGCGATCGACCATCGCAAGGTTGCGCCGGGGACGATCTTCGGCGCCTTCGTCGGCGAAAAGTTCAACGGCGAGGATTTTATCGCCGCCGCGATCGAGGCTGGCGCCATCGCCATCGTCGCGCGGCCCGAGGCGAAGGTCGACGGCGCGGTCCATATCGCCGACGCCAATCCGCGCCGCGCCTTCGCGCATATCGCCGCGCGCTTTTTCCACAAATTTCCCGCGACCTGCGTCGCGGTCACCGGCACCAACGGCAAGACCTCGACCGTCGAAATGACCCGCCAACTGTGGCGCATGGCGGGGTTCCACGCCGCCTCGATCGGCACGCTCGGCGTCACCGCCGGCGACGACCGCGTCGTCACCGGGCTGACCACCCCCGATATCGTCACCTTCCTGTCGAACATGGCGGGCCTTGCCGCCGAGGGGGTGACCCACGCCGCGTTCGAGGCATCGAGCCACGGCCTCGACCAGTATCGGACCGAGGGCCTGCCCGTGAAGGCCGCCGCCTTCACCAACCTCAGCCACGATCATCTCGATTATCATGGCGACATGGACAGCTACATGGCCGCGAAGATGCGACTGTTCCGCGAGGTCGTCGACCCGAACGGCACGGTGGTGATCTGGAACGACGACATGTGGTCGCCGGCCGCCGAATATGAAGCGAAACAGCGCGGCGTCCGCATCCTGACCGTCGGCCAGCATGGCGAGGACCTGCGTCTCGTCTCGCGCGAGCCGACCCAACTCGGCCAATCGCTCGTCATCGCCGCAGGGCCGGTGGTGCAGAAAGTCACGCTGCCGCTGATCGGCGCCTATCAGGTCGCCAATGCGCTGGTTTCGGCGGGCCTCGTTATCGCGACAGGCGGCGACGTGGCGCAGACGCTCGGCAATCTCGCGCGGCTCCAGCCGGTGCGCGGGCGCCTCGAACGCGCCGCGATCACCAAAACGGGCGCGCCGGTCTATGTCGATTATGCCCACACCCCCGACGCGATCGAGGCCGCGCTCGACGCGCTGCGCCCGCACGCGACGGGCCGCCTGATCCTCGTCTTCGGTGCCGGTGGCGACCGCGACAAGGACAAGCGCCCTGAAATGGGCCGGGTCGCCGCCGCGAAGGCCGACATCGCGATCATCACCGACGACAATCCGCGCGGCGAGGATGCCGCGACGATCCGCGCCGCGATCGCCGCCGGTGCGCCGGGCGCGCAGGTCATCGGCGACCGCCGCGCCGCTATCGCCGCCGCCATTGCCGAGGCGCGCGCCGACGACATCGTCTGCATCGCGGGCAAGGGGCATGAACAGGGCCAGATCGTCGGCCGGGGCGACGCGATGCGCGTCATTCCCTTCGACGATGTGACCGTCGCGCGCGAGGAGGCGGCATGA
- the murF gene encoding UDP-N-acetylmuramoyl-tripeptide--D-alanyl-D-alanine ligase, which translates to MNPLWTARAIAAATGGTASADFTVHGVAFDSREVGKGDLFVAMKGEATDGHNFIDKAIAAGAAGIVCETAIDHPHVRVADSALALNALGIASRARCHGRIIGVTGSAGKTGTKEALFAALDRFRPGKAHRSVKSYNNHVGVPLSLSRMPSTADYGVFEMGMNHAGELAALTRMVRPHVAIVTTIAPAHMEFFGSEAAIADAKGEIFEGLEPGGTAIVPFDSPHYARLRAKAEQHAGQVVSFGLGAGADVRAVDWLPDGQGGSLVTAQVQEALLCFNIAQAGAHWVSNALAVLAAVKAVGGDLPAAGLAFAEMAGLAGRGARHRLPVAGGGHILLIDESYNANPASMVATIDQLGSESADRRVAILGAMKELGPGGEAYHAGLAAPLVAAGVQFALLVGEEMTPLAKALEGRIDFAHVPDHRAAKERLKDLIRAGDAVLVKGSNSVGLSHLVTALTNGEY; encoded by the coding sequence ATGAACCCGCTGTGGACCGCGCGCGCCATCGCCGCTGCGACCGGCGGCACCGCCAGCGCCGACTTCACCGTCCACGGCGTCGCCTTCGACTCGCGCGAGGTGGGGAAGGGCGACCTGTTCGTCGCGATGAAGGGCGAGGCGACCGACGGCCATAACTTCATCGATAAGGCGATCGCCGCGGGCGCGGCAGGGATCGTGTGCGAAACCGCTATCGACCATCCGCATGTCCGCGTCGCCGACAGCGCCCTCGCGCTGAACGCGCTGGGTATCGCGTCGCGCGCGCGCTGCCACGGCCGGATCATCGGCGTGACCGGCTCGGCGGGCAAGACGGGAACCAAAGAGGCGCTGTTCGCGGCGCTCGACCGCTTCCGCCCGGGCAAGGCGCATCGCTCGGTCAAAAGCTACAACAACCATGTCGGCGTGCCCTTGAGCCTGTCGCGCATGCCCTCGACCGCCGATTATGGCGTGTTCGAAATGGGGATGAACCACGCCGGCGAACTCGCCGCGCTGACCCGGATGGTGCGCCCGCACGTCGCCATCGTCACCACCATCGCCCCGGCGCATATGGAATTCTTCGGCAGCGAAGCGGCGATCGCCGACGCCAAGGGCGAAATTTTCGAAGGCCTCGAACCCGGCGGTACCGCGATCGTGCCCTTCGACAGCCCGCATTATGCACGGCTGCGCGCCAAGGCCGAGCAGCACGCCGGGCAGGTGGTGAGCTTCGGGCTCGGCGCCGGCGCCGATGTCCGCGCGGTCGACTGGCTGCCCGACGGGCAGGGTGGTTCGCTCGTCACCGCGCAGGTTCAGGAAGCCTTGCTCTGCTTCAACATCGCGCAGGCGGGCGCGCATTGGGTATCGAACGCGCTCGCGGTGCTGGCCGCGGTGAAAGCCGTCGGCGGCGACCTTCCCGCGGCGGGGCTCGCCTTTGCCGAGATGGCCGGGCTTGCCGGACGCGGCGCGCGGCATCGCCTGCCGGTTGCGGGCGGCGGCCATATCCTGCTGATCGACGAAAGCTACAACGCCAACCCCGCCTCGATGGTCGCCACGATCGACCAGCTCGGCAGCGAATCCGCCGATCGCCGCGTCGCGATTCTCGGCGCGATGAAGGAACTCGGCCCGGGCGGCGAGGCCTATCATGCCGGTTTGGCCGCTCCGCTCGTCGCAGCGGGCGTGCAGTTCGCCTTGCTCGTCGGCGAAGAGATGACGCCGCTCGCCAAAGCGCTTGAGGGGCGTATCGATTTCGCGCATGTGCCCGACCATCGGGCCGCCAAAGAGCGGCTGAAAGACTTGATCCGCGCCGGCGATGCCGTGCTGGTCAAGGGGTCGAACAGCGTTGGCCTGTCGCATCTGGTGACGGCGCTGACCAACGGGGAATATTGA